The region AGCAGGGCAAGCGCCACTTGGAAACGAATGGGGAGGAAGATTGCATCGTGAAAAAGGTGTCCAAGCATCCGGGCGATCAAGTAGATACTGATTTGTCTATTGGTGGGATTCTAAAGTCGGTTTCTGACCAATCGAACAGCCATGGACAAGATGACGATGATTCAGATTCGAGTTCATTGATTGCTGGCATTGGTCAGGACAACTCGATTAATTGTCTTATACGGTGCTCCCGGGCTGATTATGGTTTAATTGCATTACTGAACCGGAGTTTCCGATCTCTTGTCCGTAGTGGTGAGCTGTATAAACTAAGGCGGAAAAGTGGGGTGGTTGAGCATTGGGTTTACTTTTCATGCGAGCTGCTTGAATGGGAAGCATTTGACCCTATACGGCGCCGTTGGATGCATTTGCCAAGAATGTATTCTAATGATTGCTTTGTCTTTTCAGATAAGGAATCTTTGGCTGTTGGAACTGACCTTCTTGTTTTTGGGAAGAATGTCATGGCGCACGTAATCTATAGATACAGTCTGTTGACGAACACATGGACTACCGGAATGAGCATGAACGAGCCTAGGTGTTTGTTTGGCTCTGCAAGCCAGGGGGAAATCGCCATACTGGCTGGCGGGTGTGACTCAAAGGGTAATATCCTCAGCTCTGCTGAGTTATACAATTCTGAAACGAGAACGTGGATGACACTTCCAAGCATGAGAAAAGCAAGGAAAATGTGTTCTGCGGTTTTCATGGATGGAAAGTTTTACGTAATTGGAGGAATAGGAGGTGCTGAATCCAAGCTTCTGACATGCGGAGAGGAATATGATTTGGAAAATGGGACTTGGACGGAGATCCTAAACATGTCCCCTAAGCGGACTAGCGCACCAAGAGAAAACGAACCGCCTGCTACATCTGGGGCACCACCTCTGATTGCCGTTGTAAATAATGAATTGTATGCTGCAGATTATGCTTCAATGGAGGTGAGCAAATATAACAAGGAGAGTAGGGTTTGGATTGTCGTTGGTAAGTTGCCGAAACGTGCTGATTCTATGCGCGGTTGGGGATTAGCATTCAGAGGGTGTGGTGATCGTCTTATTGTTATTGGCGGGCCTCGTACTGCTGGTGAGGGTGTTATTAGAGTGAATTCGTGGGTTCCAAGTGAAGAGCCCGCGCGGTGGGATGTGCTTGGCGAAAAACGATGTGCCAGTTTTGTCTATAATTGTGCAGTGATGGGATGCTGAATATCTGTGTGTGCAGGCACCATACAAATTCGATGTTGTTTGCTTGTGGTTAACAATTGGTTCCCGGATGCACCCGGTTCTTGCTAATGGGTACTTTTCCCAAACTTTTTTAGTTTCGTTACATTCTTCTTTTAAAGTCGGACGTTTTTAGGGATGATTGTCAGATATTACTCAAGATACAATTGAATGTTTCCATAAACTAGTCTTGAGCACAagctttttctttttctcttcaaaTATGAtcgatattttctttttctcaaatgTCTTCTCCCGCTCCCGGTGGAGTAACATGACAAGGTGGCGATGCATAGCAAAGAAAGTAGTTTCGTTAACTTGAGAGCTAGGCATTTCTGTTGGCTGTAAGTTTTATTCTTAAACGAAACATAGAATTCAGCGTACTGGGGCTTTTATGGTCCTAAATTTCGTGATACCGTCACAAAGGAAATAATAAAGTCTTGACATTTTTTATGGAAACGCAGCCTATTTAGTCTTTTGAATTAGTTGTATGCTTAATCTCATCAATGCAGCTGTGTTATTGTTgtacatttccttttttggttcCTTCATATCTGTCATAATAGCATATCATCCTATTATAGTATTAACAGTCTTCATTTTTCTAGGTTATAATGCTTATATCCTATTATAGTATTAACATTATTCATTTTCTATGTTTTAATGCTTACATTCGATTATAGTATGAACATTATTCATTTTTCTATGTTAATACTTTTTCGTCGAACTTAGAATGTGTTGCTTTAATACTATCCTTAAGATTCAATTCTCGCATCCTTAAAAGTAGTTGCCTATGCCTAACCCATACGTGCAACGGTGAATTTGATCGGGTTTTGATGATGTTTGAGGTAAACAACAGTTCGAATTGATGTCCCTAATTCTTGATCAGGCAAAGAGCTAAACTTGGTTATGTAGCTAAGCTGCACTATTCTGGTATTAGTTGACTGAACCTCATCTGTCATTTGCATCTAAACATGACATATTTTGCATAAAAACTCTGTAGATGAACTGAACCTCAACTTCTTTTGGATGTTTTTCTTGTCTAGATAGGTGTTGGTTCGTGCATTCATTGAACGTTCTCTCTTCAGTTGAATGCAGagaaaatttttggtattagttgtattatttgttttgtttatcaCTTTGTGCTTTGCAGATATTGATTTAACCTCATCTGTCATTTGCATTCAAAAATGGCGTATTGTGCATAAACATGCTCTGTAGATAAGACTGGACCTCGGCTGCTTTTAGGTGCCTTTCATGTATAGATAGGCAGAACCACATCCGCACCATTTAACTATACATGAAAAGGCACCTAAAAGCCTTTTGCGTGCGTGTGCTACAGGTGTTGGTTCGCACCATTTATTCGCGCATTCAATGAACGTTATCTCTATACGTGGATGTAGACAAATTCTCATTTAAGCCTTTTGACCTTTCATTTCGGTTGAGTGATTTCTGCACCATATGCTTATCTGACCCTTAAATAGGAGATGCTTTCTCTCTTTACATTGATTGCAGATTTTGTAGGGATTTGCTTTCGTTCGTGATTCTTGCAGAATTACAGCCTCACGGGGCCGTTTTTCAAGCCAAACT is a window of Salvia splendens isolate huo1 chromosome 3, SspV2, whole genome shotgun sequence DNA encoding:
- the LOC121794816 gene encoding F-box/kelch-repeat protein At1g26930-like; amino-acid sequence: MLQDRPCLVSRDCNSMTCEQESNRTMLYGAEKVEVKQGKRHLETNGEEDCIVKKVSKHPGDQVDTDLSIGGILKSVSDQSNSHGQDDDDSDSSSLIAGIGQDNSINCLIRCSRADYGLIALLNRSFRSLVRSGELYKLRRKSGVVEHWVYFSCELLEWEAFDPIRRRWMHLPRMYSNDCFVFSDKESLAVGTDLLVFGKNVMAHVIYRYSLLTNTWTTGMSMNEPRCLFGSASQGEIAILAGGCDSKGNILSSAELYNSETRTWMTLPSMRKARKMCSAVFMDGKFYVIGGIGGAESKLLTCGEEYDLENGTWTEILNMSPKRTSAPRENEPPATSGAPPLIAVVNNELYAADYASMEVSKYNKESRVWIVVGKLPKRADSMRGWGLAFRGCGDRLIVIGGPRTAGEGVIRVNSWVPSEEPARWDVLGEKRCASFVYNCAVMGC